A window from Chitinispirillales bacterium ANBcel5 encodes these proteins:
- a CDS encoding helix-turn-helix domain-containing protein, which yields MYKPIQYFKSSSPDSRVKYSEYAPFSCLSEFVVCYWSVTSKGPVANLPHRILPDGCIDIIFDLENKLSFISGISKETARLYLNGTISFLGIRFHPGSIVHLLEDKASVYLNNGFETRYSSVVIRDMADRVLNADSPGEAVQIIDRELIRFFSSYQKKGQFSTLLEHSLFSKGCISVKDLSFYHGLSERHISRLFNENVGLSTKNFLRIVRFQNALKYLNSGLPTLDISFDLGYFDQSHLLKEMKRYLGEELNSRV from the coding sequence ATGTATAAACCGATTCAATACTTTAAAAGCTCCTCTCCCGATTCGCGTGTTAAGTACAGTGAATATGCTCCCTTTAGCTGCCTGTCAGAGTTTGTGGTGTGTTACTGGAGTGTTACCTCTAAGGGTCCGGTGGCAAACCTGCCCCACCGGATTCTCCCGGATGGTTGCATCGATATTATTTTTGACCTTGAGAACAAGCTTTCATTTATCTCGGGAATATCTAAAGAAACCGCGCGCCTTTATCTAAACGGCACTATTTCGTTTCTGGGCATCCGTTTTCACCCCGGATCAATCGTTCATCTCTTGGAAGACAAGGCTTCAGTTTACCTTAATAACGGATTTGAAACCCGGTATTCTTCTGTGGTAATAAGGGATATGGCAGACAGGGTTCTTAATGCTGATTCTCCCGGTGAAGCAGTACAAATCATAGACAGGGAACTGATTCGCTTTTTTAGCTCCTATCAGAAAAAAGGACAATTTTCTACTCTGCTTGAGCATTCACTGTTCAGCAAAGGTTGTATCAGCGTTAAAGATCTGTCCTTCTACCATGGACTCTCTGAGCGTCACATCTCGCGTCTGTTCAACGAAAATGTGGGACTATCAACCAAAAACTTCCTTAGAATCGTGCGGTTTCAAAACGCACTCAAATATTTAAACTCTGGCCTCCCCACACTCGATATTTCATTTGATCTGGGATACTTTGATCAGTCACATCTGCTTAAGGAGATGAAGCGGTATTTGGGAGAAGAACTGAACAGTAGGGTGTAA